One window of the Esox lucius isolate fEsoLuc1 chromosome 8, fEsoLuc1.pri, whole genome shotgun sequence genome contains the following:
- the LOC114839621 gene encoding uncharacterized protein LOC114839621 isoform X2, protein MELVKNYVKKAMPSLSSDQMDTLMAKLEELGVLSVDDLSLVDPEDIKDTLPFIQCKRFVRAVKALEADSQAPPQFTRPGPSSTPEPQRLQLPSTPPETADSPSQDTYSVPWHKFPSKVMDDLREKKYIMGKDRREMVRIVAEDYLHKHPGRPGRQKLRELASMIVGQYPASFKLTEPFGNEPFAKDGSETVFRQLEHRIENMKRPQSSLRRRAGGENSTKKRPRNSDLYGCVAWDPIIEGTVCREDLLSKRDDLKRAFQTRDLQESSVRKLMTETYPIQREILNDADTPIGVVKDEWPFLFEVPHLFDHASKLLGFSVQNKLAQELSKKEKGINDFLDSKGMKMGEGPIQLICGIAKYFKEDSYKLFDKKEISADPEVELPVTPCILVRGDQQFRIALDGLLVNDHITSPIVALSYVFSMFYVCNIQYPPEMAFTLEFMQRKVRHWLQSSACRCDMWSWRCRFLHPPGGGSSFCTDR, encoded by the exons atggaACTTGTGAAAAACTATGTCAAGAAAGCAATGCCATCGCTCAGTAGCGATCAGATGGATACACTAATGGCTAAACTGGAGGAATTAGGAGTTCTCTCTGTAGATGACCTGAGCCTTGTGGACCCGGAGGACATTAAAGACACTCTGCCATTCATTCAGTGCAAAAGATTCGTCAGAGCTGTCAAAGCATTGGAAGCAG ATTCACAAGCTCCACCGCAGTTTACCAGGCCTGGCCCCTCATCAACACCTGAGCCACAGAGGTTACAGCTGCCCTCAACACCACCTGAGACAGCCGACTCCCCATCCCAAGACACATATTCTGTTCCATGGCACAAATTTCCCTCAAAAGTCATGGATGACTTGCGTGAAAAGAAGTACATAATGGGGAAAGACAGACGAGAGATGGTTCGGATCGTCGCTGAAGATTACCTCCACAAACACCCAGGAAGACCTGGTAGACAAAAGCTGAGGGAACTCGCCAGTATGATTGTAGGACAATATCCTGCCTCCTTCAAGCTGACAGAGCCATTTGGAAACGAACCTTTTGCAAAAGATGGTTCTGAAACTGTCTTTCGTCAGCTGGAACACAGAATTGAAAATATGAAGAGGCCACAAAGCTCACTGAGGAGGCGAGCAGGGGGTGAAAATTCAACAAAGAAAAGGCCCAGGAATTCAGATCTGTATGGATGTGTGGCGTGGGATCCAATCATTGAGGGGACTGTGTGTAGAGAAGACCTGCTGTCTAAACGAGATGACTTGAAACGTGCCTTTCAAACCCGGGATCTTCAG GAGTCATCTGTTCGAAAATTGATGACTGAAACATATCCCATTCAGCGTGAAATCCTCAACGATGCTGATACCCCTATTGGCGTTGTAAAGGACGAGTGGCCGTTCCTGTTTGAAGTTCCTCACCTGTTTGATCATGCATCTAAACTTCTTGGCTTCTCTGTACAAAACAAGCTGGCACAG gaactttccaaaaaagaaaaggggatCAATGACTTCCTTGACTCCAAAGGGATGAAGATGGGCGAAGGTCCAATACAGCTCATCTGTGGCATTGCAAAATACTTCAAGGAAGACTCTTATAAACTCTTCGACAAAAAAGAG ATCTCTGCAGATCCTGAAGTCGAACTCCCAGTGACCCCATGCATCCTAGTCAGAG GTGACCAGCAATTCAGGATTGCTCTTGATGGGTTACTTGTCAATGACCACATCACCTCTCCCATTGTGGCCTTGAGCTACGTCTTCTCCATGTTTTATGTCTGCAACATCCAATACCCACCGGAGATGGCTTTTACTCTCGAATTCATGCAGAG AAAGGTCAGACACTGGTTGCAGAGCTCTGCCTGTCGGTGTGATATGTGGAGTTGGAGGTGTAGGTTTCTGCATCCTCCTGGAGGGGGCTCCTCATTTTGCACTGACAGGTGA
- the LOC114839621 gene encoding uncharacterized protein LOC114839621 isoform X1: MELVKNYVKKAMPSLSSDQMDTLMAKLEELGVLSVDDLSLVDPEDIKDTLPFIQCKRFVRAVKALEADSQAPPQFTRPGPSSTPEPQRLQLPSTPPETADSPSQDTYSVPWHKFPSKVMDDLREKKYIMGKDRREMVRIVAEDYLHKHPGRPGRQKLRELASMIVGQYPASFKLTEPFGNEPFAKDGSETVFRQLEHRIENMKRPQSSLRRRAGGENSTKKRPRNSDLYGCVAWDPIIEGTVCREDLLSKRDDLKRAFQTRDLQESSVRKLMTETYPIQREILNDADTPIGVVKDEWPFLFEVPHLFDHASKLLGFSVQNKLAQELSKKEKGINDFLDSKGMKMGEGPIQLICGIAKYFKEDSYKLFDKKEISADPEVELPVTPCILVRGDQQFRIALDGLLVNDHITSPIVALSYVFSMFYVCNIQYPPEMAFTLEFMQRVFFGINPERGSKAEKKGKKRHFIPPQKGQTLVAELCLSV, translated from the exons atggaACTTGTGAAAAACTATGTCAAGAAAGCAATGCCATCGCTCAGTAGCGATCAGATGGATACACTAATGGCTAAACTGGAGGAATTAGGAGTTCTCTCTGTAGATGACCTGAGCCTTGTGGACCCGGAGGACATTAAAGACACTCTGCCATTCATTCAGTGCAAAAGATTCGTCAGAGCTGTCAAAGCATTGGAAGCAG ATTCACAAGCTCCACCGCAGTTTACCAGGCCTGGCCCCTCATCAACACCTGAGCCACAGAGGTTACAGCTGCCCTCAACACCACCTGAGACAGCCGACTCCCCATCCCAAGACACATATTCTGTTCCATGGCACAAATTTCCCTCAAAAGTCATGGATGACTTGCGTGAAAAGAAGTACATAATGGGGAAAGACAGACGAGAGATGGTTCGGATCGTCGCTGAAGATTACCTCCACAAACACCCAGGAAGACCTGGTAGACAAAAGCTGAGGGAACTCGCCAGTATGATTGTAGGACAATATCCTGCCTCCTTCAAGCTGACAGAGCCATTTGGAAACGAACCTTTTGCAAAAGATGGTTCTGAAACTGTCTTTCGTCAGCTGGAACACAGAATTGAAAATATGAAGAGGCCACAAAGCTCACTGAGGAGGCGAGCAGGGGGTGAAAATTCAACAAAGAAAAGGCCCAGGAATTCAGATCTGTATGGATGTGTGGCGTGGGATCCAATCATTGAGGGGACTGTGTGTAGAGAAGACCTGCTGTCTAAACGAGATGACTTGAAACGTGCCTTTCAAACCCGGGATCTTCAG GAGTCATCTGTTCGAAAATTGATGACTGAAACATATCCCATTCAGCGTGAAATCCTCAACGATGCTGATACCCCTATTGGCGTTGTAAAGGACGAGTGGCCGTTCCTGTTTGAAGTTCCTCACCTGTTTGATCATGCATCTAAACTTCTTGGCTTCTCTGTACAAAACAAGCTGGCACAG gaactttccaaaaaagaaaaggggatCAATGACTTCCTTGACTCCAAAGGGATGAAGATGGGCGAAGGTCCAATACAGCTCATCTGTGGCATTGCAAAATACTTCAAGGAAGACTCTTATAAACTCTTCGACAAAAAAGAG ATCTCTGCAGATCCTGAAGTCGAACTCCCAGTGACCCCATGCATCCTAGTCAGAG GTGACCAGCAATTCAGGATTGCTCTTGATGGGTTACTTGTCAATGACCACATCACCTCTCCCATTGTGGCCTTGAGCTACGTCTTCTCCATGTTTTATGTCTGCAACATCCAATACCCACCGGAGATGGCTTTTACTCTCGAATTCATGCAGAG agttTTCTTTGGGATCAATCCTGAGCGAGGCTCCAAGGCAGAGAAGAAGGGGAAGAAACGGCACTTCATTCCTCCACAG AAAGGTCAGACACTGGTTGCAGAGCTCTGCCTGTCGGTGTGA